From the Prunus dulcis chromosome 4, ALMONDv2, whole genome shotgun sequence genome, one window contains:
- the LOC117625465 gene encoding palmitoyl-monogalactosyldiacylglycerol delta-7 desaturase, chloroplastic-like, with protein sequence MGFSVVVFLALHCLCIFAPFHFNWPAFWVAITLYVATGLGITLSYHRSLAHRSLRLPKWLEYFFAYCGVLSLQGSPIEWVSTHRYHHQFTDTKKDPHMPTPTHSPIQSLWFSHMGWMLDGRRRQLEKELGGLKNVEDLRKQPFYEFLLRTNLLHSIALGGVLYAVGGFPFLVWGVGVRATFLHHATFLVNSVGHMWGNKAWNTGDMSTNNWWLAIIMFGEGWHNNHHAFEYSARHGLEWWQIDFTWYTIRFLQAIGLATDVKVPTEIQKQRKATNGRIMATQN encoded by the exons ATGGGTTTCTCTGTGGTTGTGTTTTTGGCTTTGCATTGCCTTTGTATATTTGCGCCCTTTCACTTCAATTGGCCTGCATTTTGGGTGGCCATCACTTTGTACGTTGCGACGGGTTTAGGAATCACACTGAGTTACCATAGAAGTCTTGCACACAGAAGTTTGAGGCTTCCAAAATGGCTCGAGTACTTCTTCGCCTACTGTGGCGTTTTATCACTTCAG GGTAGCCCGATTGAATGGGTGAGTACCCACCGGTATCATCATCAGTTTACTGACACAAAGAAGGACCCTCACa tgcccacccctactcaCAGCCCTATCCAGAGTTTATGGTTTAGTCACATGGGTTGGATGCTTGATGGCCGTCGTCGTCAGCTTGAAAAAGAG CTTGGCGGACTGAAGAACGTTGAAGATTTAAGGAAACAACCCTTCTATGAGTTTCTTCTTCGTACTAACCTTCTACATTCAATTGCTCTTGGAGGTGTACTATATGCTGTGGGTGGATTTCCCTTCTTGGTTTGGGGAGTG GGGGTGAGGGCAACATTTTTACACCACGCCACTTTTTTAGTAAATTCAGTTGGCCACATGTGGGGAAACAAAGCATGGAACACCGGTGATATGTCGACGAACAATTG gTGGCTGGCAATTATTATGTTTGGAGAAGGCTGGCATAATAACCACCATGCTTTTGAATACTCAGCTCGACATGGGCTGGAATGGTGGCAAATTGATTTTACTTGGTACACAATAAGATTTCTTCAAGCTATTGGACTGGCAACAGATGTCAAGGTCCCGACTGAAATTCAAAAGCAACGAAAAGCTACAAATGGTAGAATCATGGCTACTCAAAATTAG
- the LOC117625467 gene encoding palmitoyl-monogalactosyldiacylglycerol delta-7 desaturase, chloroplastic-like — protein sequence MGLLSFDKSCVEFWGRKWNIQDIFVVVVFLALHCLCLFAPLHFNWRAFWVAMALSLLTSLGETLSYHRNLAHRSFTLPKWLEYSFAYRGVLSLQGSPVEWVSTHRYHHQFTDTGKDPHSPIKGFWHGHMGWIFDSSYRFGQFGGLKNVEDLKKQLFYRFLRHTNLLHSVLLGGLLYAAGGFSFLVWGMGLRMVLIFHGTFLVNSAGHMWGKKPWNTGDTSRNNWWVALLALGEGWHKNHHAFEYSGLEWWKIDFTWCIIKFLQAIGLATDVKVPTQIQKQRKASKSRILATQN from the exons ATGGGGCTTTTAAGTTTCGATAAGTCCTGTGTAGAGTTCTGGGGGAGGAAATGGAATATACAAGACATATTTGTAGTGGTCGTGTTTTTGGCTTTGCATTGCCTTTGTTTATTTGCACCCCTTCATTTCAACTGGCGTGCATTTTGGGTGGCTatggctctctctcttttgacTAGTTTAGGAGAGACTCTCTCTTACCACAGAAATCTTGCCCACAGGAGTTTCACTCTTCCAAAATGGCTCGAGTACTCCTTTGCCTACCGTGGGGTTTTGTCACTTCAG GGTAGTCCGGTTGAATGGGTGAGTACACACCGGTACCACCATCAGTTTACTGATACAGGGAAAGACCCTCACAGCCCCATCAAGGGTTTTTGGCATGGTCACATGGGTTGGATCTTTGATAGCAGTTATCGGTTTGGACAA TTTGGGGGCCTAAAGAACGTTGAAGATTTGAAGAAGCAGCTCTTCTATAGGTTTCTTCGTCACACTAACCTTCTACATTCAGTTCTTCTTGGAGGTTTACTATATGCTGCGGGTGGATTTTCCTTCTTGGTTTGGGGAATG GGGTTGAGGATGGTACTTATTTTCCACGGCACTTTTCTAGTTAATTCAGCGGGCCACATGTGGGGAAAGAAACCATGGAACACCGGTGATACGTCTAGGAACAATTG GTGGGTGGCACTGTTAGCGCTTGGAGAAGGGTGGCATAAGAACCATCACGCTTTTGAATACTCA GGGCTAGAATGGTGGAAAATTGATTTTACTTGGTGCATAATAAAATTTCTTCAAGCTATTGGATTGGCAACAGATGTGAAGGTCCCAACTCAAATTCAAAAGCAACGAAAAGCTTCAAAGAGTAGAATCTTGGCTACTCAAAATTAG
- the LOC117626608 gene encoding pirin-like protein, with amino-acid sequence MPEREVVKKPRLVVRKFLARPQHEGVGAVVRRSIGRFELKYFDPFLVLDEFSVSAPAGFPDHPHRGFETVTYMLQGAVTHEDFEGHKGTIGAGDLQWMTAGRGIVHSEMPAAQGTQKGLQLWINLSSKHKMIEPKYQEMLSKDIKEAAKDGVKVRVIAGEALGTKSPIYTRTPTMYLDFTLKSGAILQQPIQISWNAFVYVLEGEGIFGSPKSLPVTAHHLLLLGSGDGLEAWNKSSKPLRFILIGGEPLGEPITQYGPFVMNTQEEIDQTIDDFDNCVNGFEKARHWSSGDALSLDF; translated from the exons ATGCCTGAGAGAGAAGTTGTCAAAAAACCTCGTCTTGTTGTGAGGAAGTTCTTGGCTAGGCCTCAACATGAAGGAGTTGGGGCAGTTGTTAGAAGGAGCATTGGGAG GTTTGAGCTGAAATACTTTGATCCTTTTCTTGTTCTGGATGAGTTCTCAG TTTCTGCTCCTGCTGGGTTTCCTGATCATCCACACAGAG GGTTTGAGACAGTGACCTACATGTTGCAG GGAGCTGTCACACATGAAGACTTTGAAGGGCACAAAGGGACAATAGGAGCCGGTGACTTACAATGGATGACCGCAGGAAGAGGTATTGTTCATTCAGAAATGCCTGCGGCCCAGGGAACCCAAAAGGGTTTGCAGTTGTGGATAAACCTCTCCTCCAAACATAAAAT GATTGAGCCAAAGTACCAAGAAATGCTGAGCAAGGACATTAAAGAGGCTGCAAAAGATGGGGTGAAAGTTAGGGTAATAGCTGGAGAGGCCTTGGGAACAAAGTCACCAATTTACACAAGGACCCCAACCATGTACCTGGACTTCACTCTGAAATCAGGGGCTATTTTGCAACAGCCAATACAAATATCATGGAATGCATTTGTGTATGTGCTGGAGGGTGAGGGTATTTTCGGAAGTCCAAAATCTTTGCCAGTGACAGCccaccatcttcttcttcttggatCTGGGGATGGCTTGGAGGCATGGAACAAATCTTCCAAGCCCCTTAGATTTATCTTAATTGGAGGTGAACCTCTGGGTGAGCCAATAACACAATATGGGCCCTTTGTGATGAACACACAAGAAGAGATTGACCAAACCATTGATGATTTTGACAATTGTGTCAATGGATTTGAGAAGGCAAGACATTGGAGTTCTGGAGATGCGCTTAGCCTTGATTTTTAG